From a single Microbacterium murale genomic region:
- a CDS encoding GntR family transcriptional regulator: protein MTPDRSLGVVGIVDAVTRQLRAGILTGEIPADAPLTEAKVSESFGVARPSAKAAIEQLVASGLLVRTAHRSARVVAIEPVMVHDVYRTRTRLESAALRELAATRTVPAAAADANSQLLRMPAGPSTETVDPDLRFHTALIDGIGSERTSRMYRSVLDEVRLCMAQVQGRRLLDAALIAAQHGEILDAVAAGDGDRAAALLAAHLRSAEDRLVEALGE, encoded by the coding sequence ATGACCCCAGATCGCTCACTCGGTGTCGTCGGGATCGTGGATGCCGTCACACGTCAATTGCGCGCCGGTATTCTCACTGGCGAGATTCCGGCGGATGCGCCGCTCACCGAGGCGAAGGTCTCGGAGTCGTTCGGCGTGGCCAGGCCGAGCGCGAAAGCGGCGATCGAACAGCTCGTCGCCTCCGGTCTGCTCGTACGGACCGCGCACCGCAGCGCCCGTGTCGTCGCGATCGAACCGGTGATGGTCCATGACGTCTACCGCACCCGCACCAGGCTGGAGAGTGCGGCGCTGCGAGAACTGGCGGCGACGAGGACAGTGCCCGCCGCAGCAGCAGACGCCAATTCTCAGCTGCTGCGGATGCCGGCGGGGCCGAGCACTGAAACCGTCGACCCCGACCTCCGATTCCACACCGCGCTGATCGACGGCATCGGCAGCGAGCGCACGTCGCGCATGTACCGCAGCGTGCTCGACGAAGTGCGCCTGTGCATGGCCCAGGTGCAGGGCAGGCGGCTTCTCGACGCCGCGCTCATCGCGGCGCAGCACGGCGAGATCCTGGATGCGGTCGCAGCCGGCGACGGCGATCGTGCGGCCGCGCTGCTTGCCGCTCACCTCCGCTCGGCCGAAGACCGTCTTGTGGAGGCGCTGGGGGAGTAG